In a genomic window of Streptococcus mitis NCTC 12261:
- a CDS encoding alpha/beta fold hydrolase gives MKLIFLHGLGQSAESWKEVRNLLTDYPSEAIELFPSGVSNYQQAKERVYQHLAQETEPFILVGLSLGAALALELSSYDLPNFRALVLSGCPLKLSGNILFYIQLLIFKLLPKRVFEKQGADKALMVGVSEELKTLDLTDISRTCPYPTLLICGSKDKPNLSSMRSLHKLISESQFQIIPDGPHVLNKAKPKEFVEKIRSFLELLK, from the coding sequence ATGAAACTGATATTTTTACACGGGTTAGGGCAGTCAGCAGAGAGTTGGAAAGAAGTTCGGAATCTACTGACAGATTATCCTTCTGAGGCTATTGAGTTATTTCCTTCTGGAGTTAGCAACTATCAACAAGCTAAAGAGCGAGTTTATCAGCATCTAGCTCAAGAGACAGAACCTTTTATTTTGGTTGGATTATCCTTAGGTGCTGCTCTGGCACTAGAACTTTCCAGTTACGATTTACCAAATTTCCGAGCTTTGGTTCTATCAGGATGCCCACTTAAATTGTCCGGTAATATCCTTTTTTACATTCAGTTGCTGATTTTTAAACTACTTCCCAAAAGGGTATTTGAAAAACAGGGAGCAGACAAAGCTCTTATGGTCGGAGTTTCTGAGGAATTGAAGACACTTGATTTAACGGATATATCAAGAACTTGTCCTTATCCAACCTTACTAATTTGTGGCAGCAAAGATAAACCGAATCTTAGTTCTATGAGAAGTCTTCATAAACTAATATCAGAATCTCAATTTCAGATTATACCAGATGGACCTCATGTCTTGAATAAGGCTAAACCAAAGGAGTTTGTAGAAAAGATCAGAAGTTTCCTTGAATTGCTGAAATAA
- a CDS encoding DUF3042 family protein gives MAKGFAKGLVTGVAGTVAAVAGAVYAFKKKVIEPEEQKAAFIEENRKKAARRRVSR, from the coding sequence ATGGCTAAAGGATTCGCTAAAGGTCTTGTAACAGGTGTCGCAGGAACTGTCGCTGCAGTCGCAGGTGCAGTATACGCATTTAAAAAGAAAGTGATCGAACCAGAAGAGCAAAAAGCAGCTTTCATCGAAGAAAACCGTAAAAAAGCAGCTCGTCGCCGCGTATCACGTTAA
- the pabB gene encoding aminodeoxychorismate synthase component I, with translation MHRKTVIDFRALGERYTFTQPIKELKTRNVAEVADLLVQVESYQEQGYYVVGYVSYEAAPAFEEKLAVHKAPLLDEYLLYFTVHDRVETSPIPLTYDEVDLPSNWQEVTSEADYEKAIAQIHHHLRQGDTYQVNYTVQLKQKLSANPFAIYNRMVVEQEAGYNAYVEHDEMAVISMSPELFFEQNDRELTTRPMKGTTQRGVTDQEDLEQASWLEQDSKNRSENMMIVDLLRNDMNRISEVGSEHVERLCQVEQYSTVWQMTSTIKSWLREDVDLVEIFRSLFPCGSITGAPKIATMEIIKDLEPQPRGVYCGTIGLLLPNGRRIFNVAIRTIQLHQGKAIYGVGGGITWDSTWESEYREVHQKAAVLYRKQARFKLITTGKISQKNLLFEEQHIERLRKASRYFAFPFDSENLKQKIEEECQACDANQDYRLHISLDKSGEIEVDRQVLTALSPSFCQAKLCLQEANLQQAFIYFKTTHRPHLSIGEQEIIYHNKSGELLETSIGNLVLKIDGKLYTPPIRLGILSGIYRQHLLETGQVEEKILTLADLVQAEAIYGCNAVRGLYALSLEEN, from the coding sequence ATGCATAGAAAAACAGTGATTGATTTTAGGGCTTTGGGCGAGAGATACACCTTTACCCAGCCTATTAAAGAGTTGAAAACGAGAAATGTAGCAGAAGTGGCAGATTTGCTGGTACAAGTGGAAAGCTACCAAGAGCAAGGCTACTATGTGGTGGGCTATGTCAGCTACGAGGCTGCACCTGCTTTTGAGGAGAAATTAGCAGTTCATAAAGCTCCTTTACTGGACGAGTATTTGCTTTACTTTACTGTTCACGATAGGGTGGAGACATCTCCTATTCCCCTGACTTATGATGAGGTTGATTTGCCTTCAAATTGGCAGGAAGTGACGTCTGAAGCAGATTATGAAAAGGCGATTGCTCAGATTCACCATCATTTGCGGCAGGGGGACACCTATCAGGTCAACTACACCGTCCAACTCAAGCAAAAATTAAGTGCCAATCCTTTTGCCATCTACAATCGTATGGTAGTAGAGCAGGAGGCGGGCTACAATGCTTATGTTGAACATGACGAGATGGCAGTGATTTCCATGAGTCCAGAACTCTTTTTTGAGCAAAATGACCGCGAGTTGACAACACGACCAATGAAGGGAACGACTCAGCGTGGGGTAACTGACCAAGAAGATCTTGAACAGGCCAGTTGGTTGGAGCAGGATTCTAAAAATCGCTCTGAAAATATGATGATTGTGGACCTCTTGCGCAATGACATGAACCGTATTTCTGAGGTGGGGAGTGAGCATGTAGAGCGTCTTTGCCAAGTGGAACAGTATTCAACGGTTTGGCAGATGACTTCGACCATCAAGAGTTGGTTGCGAGAGGATGTTGACCTTGTAGAGATATTCCGTTCTCTATTTCCTTGTGGTTCCATAACGGGAGCTCCGAAAATTGCGACTATGGAAATCATCAAGGACTTGGAGCCACAACCGCGCGGAGTCTACTGTGGAACGATTGGTCTCCTGCTTCCAAATGGACGACGAATTTTCAATGTTGCTATTCGGACCATTCAACTGCATCAAGGGAAAGCCATCTATGGAGTTGGCGGAGGCATTACATGGGATAGCACTTGGGAGTCTGAATACCGTGAGGTTCATCAAAAGGCGGCAGTTCTTTATCGTAAACAAGCTCGTTTCAAACTGATTACTACAGGGAAAATCAGCCAGAAGAACTTGCTGTTTGAAGAACAACATATAGAAAGGCTGAGAAAAGCTAGTCGGTATTTTGCCTTTCCATTTGATTCAGAAAACTTGAAACAAAAGATAGAGGAAGAGTGTCAGGCTTGTGATGCTAATCAAGATTACCGCTTGCATATTTCTCTCGACAAGTCTGGAGAGATAGAAGTAGATCGTCAAGTATTAACAGCTCTTAGTCCAAGTTTTTGTCAGGCCAAACTTTGCCTTCAGGAAGCCAATTTGCAACAAGCCTTTATCTACTTCAAAACGACTCACCGACCGCATTTGAGCATAGGGGAGCAAGAGATCATTTACCATAATAAGTCTGGAGAACTTCTTGAAACCTCTATCGGAAATTTGGTTCTAAAAATCGATGGGAAACTCTACACACCGCCTATCCGACTTGGAATCTTGTCAGGAATTTATCGTCAACATTTGCTGGAAACAGGACAGGTAGAAGAGAAAATCTTAACCTTGGCAGATTTAGTCCAAGCAGAAGCTATTTACGGTTGTAATGCAGTGAGAGGCTTGTATGCGTTAAGCCTTGAGGAGAACTAG
- a CDS encoding thymidylate synthase has translation MTKADTIFKENIERILKDGVFSEQARPKYKDGTVANSKYMTGAFAEYDLSKGEFPITTLRPIAIKSAIKEVLWIYQDQSNSLEVLNDKYNVHYWNDWEVGDTGTIGERYGAVVKKHDIINKLLKQLEANPWNRRNIISLWDYQAFEETEGLLPCAFQTMFDVRRVDGEIYLDATLTQRSNDMLVAHHINAMQYVALQMMIAKHFGWKVGKFFYFINNLHIYDNQFEQAQELLRREPSNCQPRLVLNVPDKTNFFDIKAEDFELVDYDPVKPQLKFDLAI, from the coding sequence ATGACAAAAGCAGATACGATTTTTAAAGAGAATATTGAACGAATCCTCAAAGACGGTGTCTTTTCTGAGCAGGCCCGTCCTAAGTATAAGGATGGAACCGTTGCCAACTCCAAGTATATGACTGGTGCCTTTGCCGAGTATGACTTGTCCAAGGGAGAATTTCCCATCACAACCTTGCGTCCTATCGCTATTAAATCCGCCATCAAGGAAGTGCTCTGGATTTACCAAGACCAGTCTAATAGCCTAGAAGTTCTCAATGACAAGTACAATGTTCACTACTGGAATGACTGGGAAGTGGGAGATACAGGAACCATTGGTGAGCGCTATGGTGCCGTTGTTAAGAAACACGATATTATCAATAAGCTTCTCAAACAGTTGGAAGCCAACCCTTGGAACCGCCGAAACATCATCTCCCTTTGGGATTACCAAGCTTTTGAGGAGACAGAGGGCCTCCTTCCATGTGCCTTTCAGACCATGTTTGATGTCCGCCGTGTAGATGGGGAAATCTATCTGGATGCGACCTTGACCCAGCGTTCGAATGACATGTTGGTGGCCCACCACATCAATGCTATGCAGTACGTGGCTCTTCAAATGATGATTGCCAAGCATTTCGGCTGGAAGGTTGGGAAGTTCTTCTACTTCATCAACAATCTCCATATCTATGACAATCAATTTGAACAAGCTCAGGAATTGCTCCGTCGTGAGCCATCAAACTGCCAACCACGTTTGGTCTTGAATGTGCCAGATAAGACCAATTTTTTTGATATTAAAGCAGAGGACTTTGAGTTGGTGGATTATGACCCTGTCAAGCCACAGTTGAAGTTTGACCTAGCTATTTAA
- a CDS encoding ROK family glucokinase, with translation MSQKIIGIDLGGTSIKFAILTQEGEIQEKWSIKTNILDEGSHIVDDMIESIQHRLDLLGLAAVDFQGIGMGSPGVVDREKGTVIGAYNLNWKTLQPIKEKIEKALGIPFFIDNDANVAALGERWMGAGDNQPDVVFMTLGTGVGGGIVAEGKLLHGVAGAAGELGHITVDFDQPIACTCGKKGCLETVASATGIVNLTRRYADEYEGDAALKRLIDNGEEVTAKTVFDLAKEGDDLALIVYRNFSRYLGIACANIGSILNPSTIVIGGGVSAAGEFLLQGVQKVYDENTFPQVRTSTKLALATLGNDAGVIGAASLVLQ, from the coding sequence ATGAGTCAAAAGATTATTGGGATTGACCTTGGTGGAACTTCTATCAAATTTGCAATTTTAACTCAAGAGGGAGAAATCCAAGAAAAATGGTCTATCAAGACAAATATTTTGGATGAAGGAAGCCACATTGTAGATGATATGATTGAGTCTATTCAGCATCGTTTGGACTTGCTTGGATTGGCAGCAGTGGACTTCCAAGGAATTGGGATGGGATCACCAGGTGTGGTTGACCGTGAAAAAGGGACTGTTATCGGTGCCTACAACCTCAACTGGAAAACTCTTCAACCAATTAAAGAAAAAATTGAAAAAGCCTTGGGCATTCCATTCTTCATCGATAATGATGCCAACGTGGCAGCTCTTGGTGAGCGCTGGATGGGTGCTGGTGATAACCAACCAGATGTTGTCTTTATGACACTCGGAACTGGTGTTGGTGGCGGTATCGTTGCAGAAGGTAAATTGCTTCACGGTGTTGCTGGTGCAGCAGGTGAGCTTGGCCACATCACTGTTGACTTTGACCAACCAATCGCATGTACCTGCGGTAAGAAAGGTTGCCTTGAGACAGTTGCTTCAGCAACAGGAATTGTCAACTTGACTCGTCGTTATGCCGATGAATACGAAGGCGATGCAGCCTTGAAACGTTTGATTGATAACGGAGAAGAAGTAACTGCTAAGACTGTCTTTGATTTGGCAAAAGAAGGAGACGACCTTGCTTTGATCGTTTACCGTAACTTCTCACGTTACTTGGGAATCGCTTGTGCTAACATTGGCTCAATCCTAAACCCATCAACAATCGTCATCGGTGGTGGTGTGTCAGCTGCAGGAGAATTCCTTCTACAAGGTGTTCAAAAAGTCTACGATGAAAATACCTTCCCACAAGTACGCACATCAACAAAATTGGCTCTTGCAACTCTAGGAAATGACGCTGGAGTTATCGGGGCAGCATCACTTGTATTGCAGTAA